A stretch of DNA from Elephas maximus indicus isolate mEleMax1 chromosome 21, mEleMax1 primary haplotype, whole genome shotgun sequence:
cagcacctaacaatagcaacaacaggcATTCTTGTTTGAGGTTTTGAGAAATTATTTCACAcaaattttctcctttcctttaaaCTGCTATTGCCTGCAATTAGTAACATATGATGTGTCATTTTTTcatcataaaaaatattttccaaaagtgGCAATACTTcccttttaataaaaataataacgcATAAGGCTGAACTAAAAACAATATAAAttaaacaaaggaagaaatgctcCGTGTGTCATCTCAAATccatgatattttatttttaaacatttctaaTTTTATACTGTACACTCACTATTAACATATTTATGTTAAAGACAAATATTACTCGAGTACTTAGTGCAAGGCACTAAGTATTTATTAAAAGGTAATGAAttatgtaaacaaaaaaaaaagattaagttgTACTAGGGcatagagagtgacagaaagtGCTGAGTTTTCTACAAACTGTTCATGGAAGTTCTCTCTAATGATGTTTGAgccattatattatttttttcccatagaatttattttggaataaatatatttatcaatCAACCAGTACATTTATTGCTACATTACCTCTTAAACAGCTGCATGACAGCCCATTGTAcacatatatcataatttatccaaCCATACACCTGAATGTAGGCTTTCACTTTGTTTCAAATTTTGGAAATCAGAATGGGAATTCGGATGATTTCTAGTAGTATTCATAAGACACAGAATTTATTCTGAGTGGAAGTACTGGCATAATGACAAAATCCAATTTAAGTATGGAAAATTATTGCTTGATTGTTTCCAAAATGTTATCCCAGGTCTCCTTCAAACCAAGAAGAGTGCAGATGGGCCACCACATCTCTAATCCCCCAGCAAGGGATatgctcaatttttaaaaatctgttcatGACAACCTCACACTTCCAACCTCCATATTTGTGGTGTTTTTCAATAgtgtttcaaatatttattgggcagtACTTTCTGTCTTTGCGTCCATTAATGCTTTCGAGTCATTCATTATTGGTTCCCTTATCTCTGATGGTTAATCTCTATAGAAACAGTATAGGTGATAAACCACAATCTGTTCCAGAATCCTTTGCAGTataatgtttgaaatattttggcACTTCCATTTCTATTCGTATTTTCATTGTCAGTATGTGACTTTGAAGAGTAAGGCAATGTATGCaaatggtcttcctcattcaaaaatgaaatatatatttgAACTCTGCCCAAATACTTtcactgtttgtgtgtgtgtgtgtgtgtgtgtgtgtgtgtgtgtgttttaatgctCCAACGTTCAACCTGGAATTAAAACTTGTGTGTGAGAAAAACGGAATATTAAGAATCAGAAGTAGATTCATACTGAGCTCCAACAGGGACTGATACTTGAAGCGACAATACTTGGCagattaaaaacaatgaaaaagccAGGGTAAAAATCACAAATCCATTTTGAAATGTCTCGTTTACTGGCCTAGGATACGCTAGTTGTTCAGGGACAAAATGTGCAGGACAGTGTAATTAGGTTTTTGATAAATGATCACAGTTAGATGACTGCAGCTGATGGGATTATTTCCATCATTTCTGGTTTCCCTGCCGGTCTGGGAGCTGTAGTAACCTTCCGTGGGCTCCTAGAATTCTTCACGATGGAGTCTTCAATCTTGACTCTGCAGTGCCTCATTCTAAAACCTGTGCACTTTCCTCAATCTATTGCTCCCTCAGTTTGGGTGAGAGGGAGGTGAGAGAAAAAGACTGAAGGAGTCTGCAAAGGCTGGAGCAGGAGGTACCGGGGTTCAGCGTGGTCGCCAAATGACATTTAGGGTGGAATCTGGAGTCTTTACTAACGTTGAATAGGAAACTTAATAAGAGACATCTAACTTTGATTTCAAAGTTTTTCTTATCTGTGCAatcaaatattaaccataaaatccTGCCAGAAAATCTTCTGCAGCAATGTAAATCTGCTTTATCCTGTTAGAAAAAAATAGTCCACACAATTATTACCTCCTAATTTAGATCTCAAAGGGCTTCGTGGCTGTGGATGTGTGGAGGGCCAGATTATTAGCAGCCAGGCCAGAAATAAATTGGTACCTTCTCATCCTCAGTGAATGCAGAAGGCAGTGTTCAATCAACCATGTTAAGATTAACCAGTGGCTGATCTCTGTTTCTCCCTCCTCGTCTTCTTATAAGCCCCATTGTGCCTAATTTATTTGAGTCGTTTTCTTTTCCTAGAATCAAAATGTCCTGCTTATATGCATATAAAGTACtttctcagaataaaccttatgttcaaattttggtgagttttgattatttttttacagAGTAAAGTCAGAAGTTGGACCCAGAAAAAAGTCACCAAGTGCTCTACCTTGTGAATGAGGCATAATAATTGATTCCAAACATGGGCCACATATGCATCCAACTGTTTCTTCATCATGGCTTGGGAACTTGGTATAAATCTCCTGGGTTCAAGTTCTACCCCTTTTGTGTTGAACTCTCTAAGTTTATAACTGAACAGTTAGGAATATCTTTTCCTTGGTAAGTTACCCTTTCACGTTGTCTATTTGGGAAACTGGATTTCCATCTGCCCTGTCCTTTTCTTTCCACTTTTGGGAATTTTTGTGTGGTGCTCTGGGTTTGTAGGGAGTTTTATCATTTGCGTTATCTGAATACTTTACCTGGACTGGTTTCAAGGGATATCAAGGTGAGTTGAATAAAAGATGTTAGGTTTGATCTTGGGAGAGGGCTCAGAAAATACTTGCTGAAGTTTGGATGGAAGGGTTTATTTTTCCCTGGTTTGAGGGCAAGAGTTTACTTGTCCCAGGTTTTGGGGGCATGGGTTACTTGTCCAGGTTTTGAACAAGTGTTCTTGGACAGGATCTGAAGAATAACTCTGGATACCTTAAATGGGTCGACCTGACTGAAACATCTTGGAATCATTTAGCTACTAGTTTGTGTGTGTTTTGCCTTGCCTTGGGATGTACTCTTTCAAGAGCTTTATGTTGTTGCTCATCAGCATAAAATGGTGTTGTAGAGAAAAACTGGAATGCTGTTTCAATTTAAAACCCAGAGGTTTATTAAGAATTTTAAACAATTGCAATGGAGGAACCACATAGCACACAGAAAATGGAACGAGGTAGTCCTGGGCAGTTTTATCCTACAAGTATTCTTATagggtaaaaagaggaaccaaaccaaaccatagggagggcaattacaggaaaatcaattaatattgtaataatcacacTCTGGTTACTGGTCGTTACAGGAGATAAAACAACTTTCCTCGTGTTAAAGTCATAGGAgcacttgaaaaagaaaaaaaattcagtaccATATTCAATGATAGTTGTATGACATGCTACCATAAATTGCAGGAATAACATCAAGCAATGTGACAGCCTCCCAGAGAGTTTATCATTCATAATCTCTGAAAGCACAGATTGTGAGAGGTTGAGAATCACGTCCAATACAGAAATAAGTCTTCAGGATTTCAGAAAATCTATCAGTGAAAGAATGGATATGAGATCTGTCATTTAAACTGTAAAACGAAATCTCACCCAGTTCATAGTCCAGATAAATGCCAATCCCTCTGGGTTTTTCTGTTACCACCAGAGTGACTGGAAAAGTGCCTTGTGCAACATACTTACCATTGCACAGGTGAATTGCCCAGCATCTCTCCTGCCCTGCCGGGGGCCTCTTTGCCTTCCTGGAAAGGGAGTCTTTACAAAGCCCCACAGACCATTCAGGCTTCTCACCCACTTCAACCTCCCAGTAATGTCTACCAGAACCGAACTCTTCACAACCCAGGACAACTGGGTCAAACTTGAATCTCTTTGGATTAGGAGGAAGTCTTTGTGTTTTCTTCACAAATGTGACAGACTTTTTATCTTCAGAGACAATCAGATTTGAATGTGCTGTTTCAGGATCCAAGGTTACATCTTCCTTAAATTTCTGTATGATTTTCTGCAGAGCCGAATACTGTGGAGGAAGGCTGCATCCTTCCTTCGTTAGCTGGAAGGAATAGAGCACTGGGGGGTTGAGGCTTTCACATCGATTCTGGATGCTCTTAATATCTGTTAGCAGTTTCACTTCTGACATCACACTCTTCTCTGCCACCTCCTTTAGTAGATTGTTGAGTGTGGAAATGAACTCTGAAAATGCTGTTATATTCGCATTTAGTTTCTGTTGAACGTCCTTCTCTTCATAAGCTAAGCTGGAGAGAGCTGCCTCATGCTCAGGGTCTAAAAACTTGTTCAGGTGCTCAAATTCAGAGAATAattctttcctttgcttttccaCCTTCTTTCTCAGCTCTGATGGTTCTCTCTCTTGGGAAGTTATGAGTTTTTGAAAGTCTGCCACTTGCTTCTTCAGGGGCTCCATGTAACTCATGAGCCTTTTCCTGTGATGAGAGGCAGCCTCCCCTATGGACCTCACGAGGTGACCCTGGTGGTTTGGTGGCTGAGTGCACAGGGGACACAGGACTTCCAGGTCTTCTTCACAGAAGTGGGTCAGTACCTGATTGTGCTTCTTGCACAAGcgtgtctcttcctccctcttcctcttgCTCCTGGTGATGTGGAGTAGCTTGGCAATTTCAGCTATATTTCCCAGCTGGGTGTTGCTCCTGAGGTGCAACTGTAGGCATGGGTGGCGGCACACAGGGCATCGGAACCAGTCCTGTTGATCCTCCCAGGATTGCTGGATGCAAAAGCGACAGAAGTTGTGCCCACATTTGATGGTAACGGGGTCTCTAAAGTAATCCATACAGATCAGGCAGTTAGCTTCTGCCCAAATTCCTGCCAGAACTTTCATGACCTCcattaggctatgaatgaaggTTCAGACTGAGAGGGCTTTTCCTCAGGATGTGTGGAAGCTATGAAATCCTGTGAGGTTGCTGGTCCTCTGTTGCAGAAGTTGGTGTCAGTAGGGGTTCTCTTCACAACCAGCTGTGGATCACAGGTTAGTAGAGCAACTAGGCTTCCAGCCTTTGGCAGCTCAGAGAATGTGAAGCCGACCTAATCACTTCTCTTGATCAGAATCCAGCCATGACCTCAAGGTGCCTATTTGTTCCTGGGGATgacaaaatatttctttattaaaaaaaaagtcttcgtGGCTCTGCTCAATGCCACTGATTCTTGTCTCCACCCTTCCAATGCACTTATTCCCAAATCAGGTACACTGAGGCTGGCTGACGGGTCTAACCCTTGGTCCTAGATCTCTTGTCTTAGTTAGATACCAGCCTTTGTGTACCTACCATCTGAGGAACCTAGGGAAATTTATTTAACATCCTTGACTCTAAAAGAATCATGTAAATGAGGATAAAAATGCCAACATCAATCATTGCAATCTTGCGGAAGACATAAGAAAGGCATCAGACAGCTTTTGGCTTACACAGCAGATATTTCTGACAGCAATGAATTCATAATAGACCAAAGTTTACTTCTCTTTCATCTAAGCATCTCAATCGCTGGATATATTAAACTGTAAATATCAAATCCTGGATTAAACTAGATATACTTGAAGAACACTGCCAACTTTGAAAACTCACATGGTGCACAGACAGATGTGTGAGAtctgaatttcaaaataaaata
This window harbors:
- the LOC126064623 gene encoding tripartite motif-containing protein 75-like, translated to MEVMKVLAGIWAEANCLICMDYFRDPVTIKCGHNFCRFCIQQSWEDQQDWFRCPVCRHPCLQLHLRSNTQLGNIAEIAKLLHITRSKRKREEETRLCKKHNQVLTHFCEEDLEVLCPLCTQPPNHQGHLVRSIGEAASHHRKRLMSYMEPLKKQVADFQKLITSQEREPSELRKKVEKQRKELFSEFEHLNKFLDPEHEAALSSLAYEEKDVQQKLNANITAFSEFISTLNNLLKEVAEKSVMSEVKLLTDIKSIQNRCESLNPPVLYSFQLTKEGCSLPPQYSALQKIIQKFKEDVTLDPETAHSNLIVSEDKKSVTFVKKTQRLPPNPKRFKFDPVVLGCEEFGSGRHYWEVEVGEKPEWSVGLCKDSLSRKAKRPPAGQERCWAIHLCNGKYVAQGTFPVTLVVTEKPRGIGIYLDYELGEISFYSLNDRSHIHSFTDRFSEILKTYFCIGRDSQPLTICAFRDYE